One genomic segment of Sanyastnella coralliicola includes these proteins:
- a CDS encoding T9SS type A sorting domain-containing protein: MRNLTTILILFCAFHVNSQWVLDEAYGSFGHAHINEAWFELPVALISSAEHEMVVSQWIHEENYFESEIGITLLDHDGNVVDAFPVTHESYDHVIPREVEILAGEKVLVIGECFDLDVPNQIEPFAVMLTNTGEVVTAYANQGWMTTEFLGIDEAFNGLHATDEQVVLAGFSLDSNYIHRETPVLMLLDSEGFPEESFGTHGKIALDFSDNTVNDTIRHENGGFFADALLTDDRIYAVGAYNNSLYYTCLIAAFDYHGQLDLTFSDDGIFTIDYIPYANNWFNAVHLAPNGELICNVFSEGETDGSLSFLRIGTEGSIAGVTEFNASAELIFEDMTKLSSGEWAVTARCLAGEENAYNSDQLSLFIIDPAFEEEVYSVQLEDNMTTLTGMELTEGQNGELYVCAYAEGAMTDEFLYRFEYMVGMNEINPSFNLYPNPASTSFTIEGRDQYSVYNTAGQLIEQISAQGAVVTVDCSRYPDGVYFVHSNEGGCQKLIVR; the protein is encoded by the coding sequence ATGAGGAATCTCACGACCATATTGATTCTATTCTGCGCCTTTCATGTGAATTCGCAGTGGGTGTTGGATGAAGCCTATGGAAGTTTTGGCCATGCACATATCAATGAAGCATGGTTTGAGTTGCCAGTGGCCCTCATCAGTTCTGCAGAGCATGAAATGGTCGTGTCTCAATGGATTCACGAAGAGAATTACTTCGAATCAGAAATTGGTATCACGCTCCTGGATCATGACGGAAATGTAGTGGATGCGTTTCCGGTTACACATGAATCTTATGACCACGTGATTCCGCGAGAAGTTGAAATACTTGCCGGTGAAAAGGTATTGGTCATCGGTGAGTGTTTTGACCTCGATGTTCCCAATCAAATTGAGCCTTTTGCTGTGATGCTTACGAATACAGGTGAGGTGGTCACAGCATACGCTAATCAAGGTTGGATGACAACAGAATTCCTGGGAATCGATGAGGCGTTCAACGGCTTGCATGCCACTGATGAACAGGTGGTTTTGGCAGGCTTTAGCCTCGACTCCAATTACATCCATCGGGAGACGCCGGTCTTAATGTTACTTGATTCAGAGGGCTTTCCAGAGGAGTCGTTTGGGACGCATGGTAAGATTGCACTCGATTTCTCAGACAACACGGTTAACGACACCATTCGTCATGAGAACGGTGGTTTCTTCGCTGATGCATTGTTGACTGATGATCGTATCTACGCTGTTGGTGCATATAACAATAGTCTCTATTACACCTGTCTCATCGCTGCTTTTGATTACCACGGACAATTAGATCTTACATTCTCAGATGATGGAATCTTCACTATTGACTATATCCCCTACGCGAACAACTGGTTTAACGCTGTGCACCTCGCTCCCAATGGGGAGTTGATTTGCAACGTCTTCTCAGAAGGAGAAACGGACGGGAGCCTTTCGTTCCTGCGAATAGGTACTGAAGGGTCTATTGCGGGTGTTACTGAGTTTAACGCTAGCGCGGAATTGATCTTCGAAGACATGACGAAGCTTTCCTCAGGCGAATGGGCTGTGACAGCCCGTTGTTTAGCCGGAGAGGAGAATGCTTACAATAGCGATCAATTAAGTCTGTTCATCATAGACCCAGCCTTTGAAGAAGAGGTCTACAGCGTTCAACTGGAAGACAATATGACTACCCTCACAGGAATGGAACTTACCGAAGGACAAAACGGAGAACTCTACGTCTGTGCCTACGCCGAAGGCGCGATGACAGATGAGTTTCTTTACCGTTTCGAATACATGGTGGGGATGAATGAAATCAATCCATCGTTTAACCTCTATCCCAACCCTGCGAGTACATCCTTCACAATTGAGGGCAGGGACCAATACAGCGTATACAACACTGCAGGACAGTTAATCGAACAAATCTCCGCCCAAGGGGCAGTTGTTACTGTAGATTGTTCACGATACCCTGATGGAGTCTACTTCGTCCATTCAAATGAAGGCGGATGTCAAAAACTAATCGTCCGCTAG
- a CDS encoding S46 family peptidase has protein sequence MRKLILMMTILLGASVMAKADEGMWLLHMLKKINEAEMKNMGLNLSAEDIYDINKASLKDAIVMLNGGMCTAEVISDQGLVLTNHHCAYGAIQSFSSKENDYLTDGFWAMSKDQEMHIDDFEVSFLVRIEDVTSRVLEGVNDDMSESEREAKIGEMTRAIAAEATEGTDYNAQVKGFFYGNEYYLFVYNTYRDVRLVGAPPESVGKFGGDTDNWMWPRHTGDFSLLRIYADKDNNPADFADNNVPYTPKRHLNVSLDGVAPGDFTMIMGYPGSTDRYLSSWGVEQAINLYNPTVVEVRDVKLKTMKEHMDADKAVRIQYASKYASTANYWKYYIGQTKGLKRLNVYGKKQQIESEFAAWVAKDADRQKKYGEALGMIEDFYKSSDPMIKSNVYALEAGIIGADITLFAFRFNRIYGAAMAEDDMETRKQIMGSFAGTSEGFFKDYDLATDRDLLRNTLKMYKENVDKQYLPSIFEYIDSKFKGDIDRFVETLYSTSFLASESSLNAFMQLPAKKMKKAYDKDLAIMLGNSMIEAYRGTFANPAQEKFDKGYRLFVDGLRKMNSNQAYYPDANSTMRLTYGTVGDYYPADAVHYDFITTTDGILQKRDPSNPEFVVPAELSRLIEAEDFGRWANDNGDLVVCFISNNDITGGNSGSPVINGNGDLIGLAFDGNWEAMSGDIAFEPELQRTISVDIRYVMFCIDKLAGASNLIEEIDFVKTMPKPVEESTEVAPEMEMQN, from the coding sequence ATGAGAAAACTGATCTTGATGATGACTATCCTTCTGGGTGCCTCTGTAATGGCAAAGGCAGACGAAGGAATGTGGCTTCTTCATATGCTGAAGAAGATCAATGAAGCCGAAATGAAAAACATGGGGCTTAACCTGAGTGCAGAAGATATCTACGACATCAACAAAGCGAGTCTTAAAGACGCGATCGTAATGTTGAACGGAGGTATGTGTACAGCTGAGGTAATCTCTGATCAAGGACTTGTTCTTACGAACCACCACTGTGCTTACGGAGCAATCCAAAGCTTCAGCTCTAAAGAAAACGACTACCTAACAGACGGATTCTGGGCAATGAGCAAAGACCAAGAGATGCACATCGATGATTTCGAAGTGAGCTTTTTGGTGCGTATCGAAGACGTAACATCACGAGTTCTCGAAGGTGTCAATGACGATATGAGCGAAAGCGAGCGTGAAGCGAAAATCGGTGAGATGACACGTGCAATTGCAGCTGAAGCCACTGAAGGAACAGACTATAACGCTCAAGTAAAAGGATTCTTCTACGGAAACGAATACTACCTATTCGTTTACAACACTTACCGCGATGTTCGTCTTGTAGGTGCACCACCAGAAAGCGTTGGTAAGTTTGGTGGAGATACAGATAACTGGATGTGGCCACGTCACACAGGAGACTTCTCTCTACTTCGTATCTACGCTGACAAAGACAACAACCCTGCAGACTTCGCAGATAACAACGTTCCTTACACTCCAAAACGTCACTTGAACGTTTCTCTTGATGGTGTAGCACCTGGAGACTTTACTATGATCATGGGTTACCCTGGGTCTACTGACCGTTACCTTTCATCATGGGGAGTTGAGCAAGCGATTAACCTTTACAACCCAACTGTAGTAGAGGTTCGTGACGTGAAGCTGAAAACCATGAAGGAGCACATGGACGCTGACAAAGCTGTTCGCATTCAGTACGCTTCTAAGTACGCAAGCACTGCGAACTACTGGAAGTACTACATCGGACAAACTAAAGGTCTGAAGCGTTTGAATGTATACGGTAAGAAACAGCAGATTGAAAGTGAATTCGCTGCATGGGTGGCAAAAGATGCTGATCGCCAGAAGAAATACGGCGAGGCACTTGGAATGATTGAAGACTTCTATAAATCTTCAGATCCAATGATCAAGTCGAATGTATACGCGCTAGAAGCGGGTATCATTGGTGCTGACATTACATTGTTTGCCTTCCGCTTCAACCGTATCTACGGTGCGGCTATGGCAGAAGATGACATGGAGACGCGTAAGCAGATCATGGGGTCATTCGCAGGTACTTCTGAAGGATTCTTCAAGGATTACGACTTGGCTACTGACCGCGATCTTCTTCGCAATACACTTAAGATGTATAAAGAGAACGTTGACAAGCAGTACTTACCAAGCATCTTCGAATACATTGACAGTAAGTTCAAGGGAGACATTGATCGCTTTGTTGAGACGCTTTACTCTACGAGCTTCTTGGCTAGCGAAAGCAGCTTGAACGCGTTCATGCAACTTCCAGCAAAGAAGATGAAGAAAGCTTACGACAAAGACCTTGCAATCATGCTAGGGAACTCAATGATCGAAGCTTACCGTGGAACATTTGCAAACCCAGCTCAAGAGAAGTTTGACAAAGGTTACCGCCTATTCGTTGACGGACTACGTAAGATGAACAGCAACCAAGCGTACTACCCAGATGCAAACTCTACAATGCGTCTGACATACGGAACAGTAGGTGACTACTACCCTGCGGATGCTGTACACTACGATTTCATCACTACTACAGATGGTATCCTACAGAAGCGTGATCCTTCGAACCCTGAGTTCGTTGTTCCTGCTGAATTGTCTCGTTTGATCGAAGCAGAAGACTTCGGTCGTTGGGCGAATGACAACGGTGACCTTGTGGTTTGTTTCATCTCAAACAATGACATTACAGGTGGTAACTCTGGATCTCCAGTAATCAATGGAAATGGAGACTTGATCGGTCTTGCTTTCGACGGTAACTGGGAAGCGATGAGCGGAGATATCGCGTTCGAGCCTGAACTACAGCGTACAATTTCAGTAGACATTCGCTACGTGATGTTCTGTATCGACAAGTTGGCTGGTGCTTCGAACTTGATCGAAGAGATTGATTTCGTGAAGACAATGCCAAAGCCAGTTGAAGAATCAACTGAAGTAGCTCCTGAAATGGAAATGCAGAACTAA
- a CDS encoding DUF6438 domain-containing protein, with amino-acid sequence MRTVIGYVFLVLIISAGIAGCKAKDDLAETPPPPPPPPTPVQVDSVEIPETVEPKTAIYYERTACFGTCPTFTFEALDNGMCFYEGRNFVDMIGKYKAEANTELFAEVFAIAEKLGYDTLQTTYDQPMVTDLPATITQIGDKRVNNRYQGPDLRELYNAIDSLIVKIDWSKDGSNQ; translated from the coding sequence ATGAGAACTGTGATCGGATACGTCTTCCTAGTACTAATCATTAGTGCTGGAATTGCTGGTTGTAAAGCAAAGGATGATTTGGCAGAAACACCTCCTCCGCCACCACCTCCTCCGACTCCTGTTCAAGTTGATTCAGTTGAAATTCCGGAAACAGTAGAGCCTAAGACAGCGATTTACTACGAACGTACGGCTTGCTTTGGCACATGTCCGACCTTCACTTTTGAAGCCCTTGACAACGGAATGTGTTTCTATGAAGGACGCAACTTCGTTGACATGATTGGCAAGTATAAGGCAGAGGCTAATACTGAGTTATTCGCTGAAGTTTTCGCTATCGCGGAAAAGCTCGGTTATGATACGCTTCAAACTACCTATGACCAACCTATGGTGACAGATTTGCCTGCCACCATCACACAGATTGGCGATAAGCGGGTAAATAACCGTTACCAAGGTCCAGACCTTCGCGAGTTGTACAATGCGATTGATTCGTTGATTGTGAAGATTGACTGGTCAAAGGACGGGAGCAATCAATAA
- the yidC gene encoding membrane protein insertase YidC yields the protein MDRNTVTGLLLMVLFFVGYTYFFTPDEEPKPQTETTQTTDSSQVDMNTSAGDDPGSLAPAANVAQETDSARAVRIAAENASRWGIFSPSAQGSEELTFMQNEKVKVAINSKGGLFYSAELEQFQSFWEKENIELWHAEKNQMDMWFEYRGKGKMNLSDLYFTKVSEEKTDSSQRVVMRLQTNDPSKYLDYIYELNTDAYIVNLQMQAIGLDQTLDLPTGQFNWSTAGKHNEKGIAWERQHSAIYFREMGQGRDYLGDGREDDEVLERELNWMAFKQNYFSAAVINREGFAAGADIKSNPPTADEDTTVNMFYDAKLPMPMLASANSVQSLEFYFGPNELNELKSHQVEEFDRIIDYGWFIFGWVNRWLILPVFNWLTSFISSIGIAILVITIMIKLLLSPITWKNFMSSAKMRVLRPEIEQINEKHKDDAMAKQQATMALYRETGVNPFAGCLPMLLQLPILYAMFRFFPANIDLRGVSFLWADDLGAYDAIISWSQHIPVVSTYYGNHVSGFTVMMAVSTFFYTRLSSANMPNAQQPGMPNMKVIMNIFPLFMLVFFNKFAAGLSFYYFCSNLLSIGQMVLIKNYLIDEDKIREKIEKNKATPKKKSNFQQRLEEMQKLQQENAKKNKKK from the coding sequence ATGGATAGGAATACGGTTACCGGGTTGTTATTGATGGTGTTATTCTTCGTTGGATACACTTACTTCTTCACTCCTGATGAAGAGCCAAAACCCCAAACAGAAACCACACAGACTACCGACAGCAGCCAGGTAGATATGAATACGTCTGCGGGAGACGATCCTGGATCACTCGCACCTGCAGCGAACGTGGCTCAAGAAACCGATAGCGCACGTGCTGTGCGCATTGCAGCTGAGAACGCCTCTCGATGGGGAATTTTCTCACCATCTGCGCAAGGATCGGAAGAGCTTACGTTCATGCAGAATGAGAAAGTGAAGGTGGCAATCAACTCCAAAGGTGGTCTGTTCTACAGCGCTGAACTGGAGCAATTCCAGTCATTCTGGGAAAAGGAAAACATTGAGCTTTGGCACGCAGAAAAGAACCAGATGGATATGTGGTTCGAGTACCGTGGAAAAGGGAAAATGAATCTGTCCGATCTCTACTTCACTAAAGTAAGTGAAGAGAAGACAGACAGTTCACAGCGTGTTGTTATGCGCCTGCAGACGAACGACCCTAGCAAGTACCTAGACTACATTTACGAGCTGAATACGGATGCTTACATTGTAAATCTTCAGATGCAGGCCATCGGGCTTGACCAAACTCTTGATCTACCGACCGGTCAGTTCAACTGGTCTACTGCAGGTAAGCACAACGAGAAAGGAATTGCATGGGAGCGCCAGCACAGTGCGATTTATTTCCGAGAAATGGGACAAGGCCGCGACTATCTTGGAGATGGGCGCGAAGACGACGAAGTGCTTGAGCGTGAGCTGAACTGGATGGCGTTTAAACAAAACTACTTCAGTGCAGCGGTGATTAATCGCGAAGGTTTTGCCGCAGGTGCAGACATCAAATCTAACCCTCCTACAGCAGACGAGGATACTACGGTAAACATGTTCTACGACGCGAAGCTGCCAATGCCAATGCTGGCTTCTGCGAATAGTGTACAGTCACTAGAATTCTATTTCGGTCCGAATGAGCTGAACGAACTAAAAAGCCACCAAGTAGAGGAGTTTGATCGCATTATTGACTACGGCTGGTTCATCTTCGGATGGGTAAACCGATGGTTGATTCTTCCAGTATTCAACTGGTTGACAAGCTTCATTAGCAGTATCGGCATTGCCATCTTGGTGATCACGATTATGATCAAACTATTGCTCTCTCCTATTACATGGAAGAACTTCATGTCATCTGCAAAGATGCGTGTACTTCGTCCAGAGATTGAGCAGATCAACGAAAAGCACAAGGATGACGCCATGGCTAAGCAACAAGCTACTATGGCGCTGTATCGAGAGACGGGAGTCAACCCATTTGCGGGGTGTTTACCGATGTTGTTGCAGCTTCCTATTCTCTATGCGATGTTCCGCTTCTTCCCTGCGAACATTGATCTTCGTGGTGTGAGCTTCTTATGGGCGGACGACCTTGGAGCGTATGATGCGATTATTTCTTGGAGCCAACACATTCCTGTTGTGTCTACTTACTACGGAAACCACGTATCTGGATTCACAGTAATGATGGCGGTTTCTACCTTCTTCTACACTCGTTTGAGTTCGGCCAATATGCCGAATGCACAGCAACCGGGTATGCCGAATATGAAGGTGATCATGAACATCTTCCCGTTGTTCATGCTCGTATTCTTCAACAAGTTCGCAGCGGGATTGAGCTTCTACTACTTCTGTTCTAACTTGTTGTCAATTGGTCAAATGGTATTGATCAAGAACTACTTGATCGACGAGGATAAGATTCGCGAGAAGATCGAAAAGAACAAGGCGACACCGAAGAAAAAGTCGAACTTCCAGCAACGTCTGGAAGAGATGCAAAAACTTCAGCAAGAGAACGCTAAGAAAAACAAGAAGAAATGA
- a CDS encoding SDR family oxidoreductase yields MKKTILITGASTGIGRHSALKFQKEGWNVIATMRTPEKGADLAALENVIVEQLDVLDQQSIDSAINAGIQKFGKIDVVLNNAGYGLMGTFESASKEAVARQFNTNVIGLFDVTRSILPHFRGNHDGTIINISSIGGRMTFPLMPLYHSTKFAVEGFSESLHYELAPVGVKVKIVEPGGVATDFGSRSLDFQHNEELTEYNAFVGGMMKSYENAMNPENMSHPDLIADVIWNAATDGSDTLRYQAGADADQLLGARYSMSDPEFFGMMKSMFPVNETV; encoded by the coding sequence ATGAAAAAGACAATTCTAATTACCGGAGCAAGCACAGGAATCGGACGTCACTCCGCCCTAAAATTTCAAAAGGAAGGCTGGAACGTAATCGCTACTATGCGCACACCAGAAAAAGGCGCTGATCTTGCTGCGCTAGAAAATGTCATTGTTGAACAACTAGACGTTCTTGACCAACAAAGCATCGATAGCGCGATTAACGCAGGCATCCAGAAGTTTGGAAAGATCGATGTGGTTCTTAACAATGCAGGTTACGGACTTATGGGAACCTTCGAGTCAGCTTCTAAAGAAGCCGTTGCTCGTCAGTTCAATACCAATGTCATTGGCCTCTTCGATGTAACACGTTCTATTCTCCCACACTTTAGAGGGAACCACGACGGAACGATCATAAACATCTCCTCAATCGGTGGTCGTATGACCTTCCCACTGATGCCTCTATACCACAGCACTAAGTTTGCTGTAGAGGGCTTTAGCGAGTCTCTTCATTATGAGTTAGCACCGGTAGGAGTTAAAGTAAAAATCGTTGAGCCTGGTGGTGTTGCCACAGACTTTGGTTCCCGTTCACTTGACTTCCAACACAACGAGGAGCTTACTGAATACAACGCCTTTGTTGGTGGAATGATGAAGTCTTACGAGAATGCAATGAACCCAGAAAACATGAGCCATCCAGACCTCATTGCCGATGTCATCTGGAATGCGGCAACAGACGGTTCAGACACGCTACGCTACCAAGCCGGTGCAGATGCAGACCAACTCCTAGGAGCGCGCTACTCAATGTCTGACCCGGAATTCTTCGGTATGATGAAGAGTATGTTCCCTGTGAATGAGACTGTATAA
- a CDS encoding nuclear transport factor 2 family protein, whose protein sequence is MSKRLESAKALYLEGIRDGHYVEAINKYTGAYYKQHSTGVKDGKEGFIEFFGDFVERCPVRDIQIIRGWDDGKHVFVQAYQDINNGEAKWVTTDFFAYDEDDKIIEHWDVISAYADSTPSGHTSIDGPTEIVDLDKTDENVALVKNLLHNALMEGGNPELIKEFVAEDYIQHNKEVADGRDAFYQLAKDPQRPLNYKEIVLCVGQGNFVATLSKANWNDGKLDQDYAQVDIFRVENGRVVEHWDNVEPVPENPVNSGKF, encoded by the coding sequence ATGAGCAAAAGACTAGAATCAGCAAAAGCACTCTACCTCGAAGGTATCCGCGACGGACACTATGTTGAGGCCATTAATAAATATACTGGAGCTTACTACAAGCAACACAGTACAGGTGTTAAAGACGGTAAAGAAGGATTCATCGAATTCTTTGGTGACTTCGTTGAACGTTGTCCGGTACGCGACATTCAAATTATCAGAGGCTGGGATGACGGCAAACACGTATTCGTACAAGCATATCAAGACATTAATAATGGTGAAGCGAAGTGGGTCACGACAGATTTCTTCGCATACGATGAAGATGACAAGATCATTGAGCACTGGGATGTAATCTCAGCGTACGCAGATAGTACCCCTTCAGGACATACTTCGATTGATGGACCCACGGAGATCGTTGATCTAGATAAAACCGATGAGAATGTTGCCCTCGTGAAGAACCTTTTGCACAATGCCTTGATGGAGGGCGGCAATCCAGAACTCATTAAAGAGTTTGTAGCTGAGGATTACATCCAGCATAACAAAGAGGTAGCTGACGGAAGAGATGCCTTTTACCAATTAGCCAAGGACCCACAGCGTCCGCTGAATTACAAAGAGATTGTACTCTGTGTTGGACAAGGAAACTTCGTAGCCACGCTATCTAAGGCGAATTGGAACGATGGCAAACTAGATCAAGACTATGCTCAGGTAGACATCTTCAGAGTAGAGAACGGACGCGTTGTTGAACATTGGGACAATGTAGAACCAGTTCCTGAAAACCCCGTGAATAGCGGAAAATTTTAG
- a CDS encoding helix-turn-helix domain-containing protein — MMKNSPRSIPRIQFHESDERTAHGFEIKRIEELFDIPADLDHDPFKAHRLAFFVIIFLESSYVKHEVDFEPLDLHKGQSLLLTKGQVHAFDVTRNYKGTFVLFTEEFLDQHASQAALARFKRSFLTRTNVQAFDQSEHLQTLLRLLTQSYASSSSGNGQLKLGTLLTSLLLELCLQLPDQDPITSQSDLFYQFLELHEQHFSDSRDANFFAAKLGVSYKHLNEISKAITGLTIKAYIDEQLLLSAKRALVFGKQSAKEIAFELGFDEPSNFGKWFKKQSGFTPQQFRTMNG, encoded by the coding sequence ATGATGAAGAACAGTCCAAGATCCATTCCCCGAATTCAATTTCACGAAAGTGATGAGCGTACTGCCCATGGATTCGAAATCAAACGAATCGAGGAGCTGTTTGACATTCCTGCTGACCTAGATCACGACCCTTTCAAGGCGCACCGATTAGCTTTCTTCGTAATCATCTTCCTCGAGTCTTCTTACGTCAAACATGAAGTAGATTTTGAACCACTTGATCTCCACAAAGGGCAATCACTTCTATTGACCAAAGGACAGGTTCACGCCTTCGATGTTACTCGGAATTATAAAGGAACCTTCGTTCTTTTCACTGAAGAATTTCTGGACCAACATGCCTCACAAGCAGCACTAGCTCGATTTAAACGCTCATTCTTGACCAGGACGAATGTTCAAGCGTTTGATCAAAGTGAACACCTGCAAACATTGTTGCGCTTGTTAACCCAGAGCTACGCCTCAAGTTCTTCTGGAAATGGACAATTGAAACTTGGTACTCTGTTGACTTCCCTCTTGCTCGAATTGTGTTTACAGCTGCCAGATCAAGATCCAATAACTAGCCAGAGTGACTTGTTTTATCAGTTCCTTGAGCTGCATGAACAACACTTCTCCGACTCGCGTGATGCCAATTTCTTCGCAGCAAAGCTGGGTGTTTCTTACAAGCACCTGAACGAAATTTCAAAGGCAATTACGGGACTTACCATCAAGGCCTATATCGACGAGCAGCTGCTGCTAAGCGCAAAGCGAGCATTGGTCTTTGGGAAGCAAAGCGCGAAAGAGATCGCATTTGAGCTAGGTTTTGATGAGCCAAGCAATTTCGGCAAGTGGTTCAAGAAGCAATCTGGATTCACCCCTCAGCAATTCAGAACGATGAATGGTTAG
- a CDS encoding DUF1287 domain-containing protein: MLRSLVFFSLFLCSFSICGQEFERALADSALALTQDQVTYDPSYFKLSYPMGDVPADKGVCTDVVIRAYRKMGIDLQQLVHEDMRNNFHLYPANWGLSRPDYNIDHRRVPNLMVFFSRFGKELTISASAEDYLPGDIVCWNLGGGIKHIGVVSGVKGSSGAFQIVHNIGSGQVLEDMLFEFTIIGHYRMTDDC; the protein is encoded by the coding sequence ATGCTCAGATCACTCGTTTTCTTTTCTCTGTTCCTTTGTTCCTTCTCCATTTGTGGACAGGAATTCGAACGTGCCTTGGCCGATTCCGCGCTAGCGTTAACACAGGACCAAGTCACCTACGACCCTAGTTACTTCAAATTGAGCTACCCTATGGGAGATGTCCCGGCTGACAAAGGAGTTTGCACAGATGTCGTGATTCGCGCTTATCGCAAAATGGGAATCGACCTGCAACAGCTGGTACATGAAGACATGCGAAACAACTTTCACCTCTACCCTGCGAATTGGGGACTCTCACGACCTGATTACAACATTGATCACCGCCGAGTTCCGAATCTCATGGTGTTCTTTTCTAGATTTGGTAAGGAATTGACCATTAGCGCTAGCGCGGAAGACTACCTTCCAGGTGACATCGTTTGTTGGAATCTTGGAGGTGGAATTAAACACATTGGCGTTGTATCAGGAGTGAAAGGCAGCTCAGGTGCCTTCCAGATTGTACACAACATTGGATCTGGACAGGTTTTAGAAGACATGCTTTTCGAGTTCACGATCATTGGTCATTACCGTATGACCGATGATTGCTAA
- a CDS encoding cytochrome-c peroxidase, whose translation MRRSIEILGLILLLSVAVVGCKKDDEEDQDSNSNNVGATGAYPAVEATFGGSIDLNNLLDYGDGNVPVYINKDNTNGNFITDAGATLGRVLFYDKSLSVDYTISCSSCHQQSAAFSDIAVQSDGVAGVTGRHSMRLINSRFADESRFFWDERAFSLEEQTTMPIQDHIEMGWSGEDGDLEFNELFDRLEAIDYYQELFTYVYGTSQVTEDRIQLALAQFIRSFQSFDSKFDEGMADAPNAGVNFNNYTAQENNGKGLFLAPADLDPNTGERIGGGLGCGVCHRPPEFDIDPNSANNGVIGVAGSADVDTDVTRSPSLRDLVNPEGGSNGPFMHDGSLATLDDVIDHYNNIPINPDNDNLDPRLSGAGNGQQLNITDQERNQIIAFLETLTGEDIYTNEKWSDPF comes from the coding sequence ATGAGAAGAAGCATTGAAATTCTTGGATTGATTCTACTTCTCTCCGTGGCAGTCGTAGGCTGTAAGAAGGACGACGAAGAGGATCAAGATTCTAACTCAAATAATGTAGGGGCAACAGGAGCTTATCCGGCAGTGGAAGCTACGTTTGGTGGTTCGATCGACTTAAATAACCTGTTGGATTACGGTGATGGGAATGTTCCAGTTTACATCAACAAAGACAATACGAACGGAAATTTTATCACAGACGCCGGGGCTACGCTGGGCCGCGTTCTGTTCTACGATAAAAGTCTTTCTGTAGACTATACTATCAGCTGTTCCTCTTGCCATCAACAATCTGCAGCCTTTTCAGATATCGCAGTCCAATCAGATGGTGTTGCGGGAGTCACAGGACGACACTCCATGCGATTGATTAATTCTCGATTTGCAGATGAATCGCGGTTCTTTTGGGATGAGCGTGCCTTTTCTCTTGAAGAACAGACGACCATGCCAATTCAAGATCACATTGAAATGGGATGGAGCGGAGAAGATGGAGACCTTGAGTTTAATGAGCTTTTCGATCGCCTTGAGGCTATCGATTACTATCAAGAGCTCTTCACCTATGTATATGGGACAAGTCAAGTGACTGAAGACCGCATACAACTCGCATTAGCCCAGTTTATTCGCAGCTTTCAGAGTTTCGATAGTAAGTTCGACGAAGGCATGGCTGATGCACCGAATGCAGGGGTGAACTTCAATAATTACACTGCTCAAGAGAATAACGGAAAAGGCCTCTTCTTGGCACCCGCAGATCTAGATCCGAATACTGGCGAACGTATTGGAGGAGGGTTAGGATGTGGTGTATGTCACCGACCTCCTGAGTTTGATATTGATCCAAATAGCGCTAACAACGGTGTCATCGGCGTAGCCGGAAGTGCCGATGTTGATACGGATGTAACGCGCTCACCAAGCCTTCGTGATCTTGTGAATCCAGAAGGAGGTTCAAATGGACCTTTCATGCATGATGGGTCATTGGCTACGCTCGACGACGTCATAGATCATTACAACAACATTCCAATAAATCCTGATAATGATAATCTAGATCCTCGATTATCTGGTGCGGGTAATGGACAACAATTGAACATCACAGACCAGGAACGCAATCAGATCATCGCATTCCTTGAAACATTAACTGGAGAGGATATTTACACGAATGAAAAGTGGTCTGATCCTTTTTAG